A region from the Benincasa hispida cultivar B227 chromosome 8, ASM972705v1, whole genome shotgun sequence genome encodes:
- the LOC120082838 gene encoding gibberellin 2-beta-dioxygenase 8 isoform X1: protein MVHTLNQSANVAMDPPFHEAYKALLGETAAVPRGSEVVTVEEWELPVVDLRRLKAVAAVEVEECKKDIIKASKEWGFFQVLNHGISNQLLAKMRAKQMELFKQPFERKSKEDQFLNFSAGSYRWGTPSATSITQLSWSEAFHVSLSDILGSNGSDELRSTMEEFAGKVSRLAQKLAAILGENLGRSAKFFVENCVPSTCYLRMNRYPPCPVPGQIFGLMPHTDSDFLTILHQDQVGGLELVKDGKWVAVKPNPDALIVNIGDLFQAWSNDVYKSVEHRVVTNSKVERYSIAYFLCPWSETVIKSKCEPGVYRRFSFREFRNQVQEDVRKHGHKIGLPRFVL, encoded by the exons ATGGTACACACTCTAAACCAG TCAGCAAACGTGGCCATGGATCCACCATTTCACGAGGCTTACAAGGCCCTGTTGGGCGAAACGGCGGCGGTGCCTAGGGGAAGCGAGGTGGTGACGGTGGAGGAATGGGAGCTTCCGGTGGTTGATTTGAGGCGTTTGAAGGCGGTGGCGGCGGTGGAAGTGGAAGAGTGCAAAAAGGATATAATAAAAGCTTCTAAGGAATGGGGTTTCTTTCAAGTACTGAATCATGGGATTTCAAATCAGCTTTTGGCAAAAATGAGAGCCAAACAAATGGAGCTTTTCAAGCAGCCGTTTGAGCGTAAGAGTAAAGAGGATCAGTTTTTGAATTTCTCCGCCGGAAGTTACCGTTGGGGAACCCCCTCCGCCACTTCAATCACCCAACTCTCTTGGTCTGAAGCTTTCCATGTTTCTCTCTCTGATATTCTTGGATCCAACGGCTCCGATGAACTCAG GTCAACAATGGAAGAATTTGCGGGAAAAGTTTCGAGGTTGGCGCAGAAGCTAGCAGCGATATTGGGAGAGAATTTGGGTAGAAGCGCAAAATTCTTCGTTGAGAATTGTGTGCCGAGCACGTGCTATCTCCGAATGAACCGGTACCCGCCATGTCCGGTTCCGGGTCAAATATTCGGTCTAATGCCACACACCGACAGCGATTTTCTGACGATTCTTCACCAAGATCAAGTCGGCGGCTTGGAGTTGGTCAAAGACGGGAAGTGGGTCGCCGTCAAACCTAATCCCGACGCCCTTATTGTCAACATCGGAGACTTATTTCAG GCTTGGAGTAACGATGTTTACAAAAGCGTAGAGCATCGAGTTGTGACAAACTCGAAAGTGGAGAGATATTCAATAGCTTATTTCTTGTGTCCATGGAGCGAGACAGTAATAAAAAGCAAGTGCGAGCCAGGGGTTTATAGAAGGTTTAGTTTTAGGGAATTCAGGAATCAGGTTCAAGAAGATGTTCGGAAGCATGGCCACAAGATTGGCTTGCCTAGATTTGTCTTGTAA
- the LOC120082838 gene encoding gibberellin 2-beta-dioxygenase 8 isoform X2 yields the protein MVHTLNQSANVAMDPPFHEAYKALLGETAAVPRGSEVVTVEEWELPVVDLRRLKAVAAVEVEECKKDIIKASKEWGFFQVLNHGISNQLLAKMRAKQMELFKQPFERKSKEDQFLNFSAGSYRWGTPSATSITQLSWSEAFHVSLSDILGSNGSDELRSTMEEFAGKVSRLAQKLAAILGENLGRSAKFFVENCVPSTCYLRMNRYPPCPVPGQIFGLMPHTDSDFLTILHQDQVGGLELVKDGKWVAVKPNPDALIVNIGDLFQCRLGVTMFTKA from the exons ATGGTACACACTCTAAACCAG TCAGCAAACGTGGCCATGGATCCACCATTTCACGAGGCTTACAAGGCCCTGTTGGGCGAAACGGCGGCGGTGCCTAGGGGAAGCGAGGTGGTGACGGTGGAGGAATGGGAGCTTCCGGTGGTTGATTTGAGGCGTTTGAAGGCGGTGGCGGCGGTGGAAGTGGAAGAGTGCAAAAAGGATATAATAAAAGCTTCTAAGGAATGGGGTTTCTTTCAAGTACTGAATCATGGGATTTCAAATCAGCTTTTGGCAAAAATGAGAGCCAAACAAATGGAGCTTTTCAAGCAGCCGTTTGAGCGTAAGAGTAAAGAGGATCAGTTTTTGAATTTCTCCGCCGGAAGTTACCGTTGGGGAACCCCCTCCGCCACTTCAATCACCCAACTCTCTTGGTCTGAAGCTTTCCATGTTTCTCTCTCTGATATTCTTGGATCCAACGGCTCCGATGAACTCAG GTCAACAATGGAAGAATTTGCGGGAAAAGTTTCGAGGTTGGCGCAGAAGCTAGCAGCGATATTGGGAGAGAATTTGGGTAGAAGCGCAAAATTCTTCGTTGAGAATTGTGTGCCGAGCACGTGCTATCTCCGAATGAACCGGTACCCGCCATGTCCGGTTCCGGGTCAAATATTCGGTCTAATGCCACACACCGACAGCGATTTTCTGACGATTCTTCACCAAGATCAAGTCGGCGGCTTGGAGTTGGTCAAAGACGGGAAGTGGGTCGCCGTCAAACCTAATCCCGACGCCCTTATTGTCAACATCGGAGACTTATTTCAG TGCAGGCTTGGAGTAACGATGTTTACAAAAGCGTAG